A section of the Clostridium omnivorum genome encodes:
- a CDS encoding YesL family protein has translation MARIKKEFGEGTLFSAANYISWFLIGNFYFLLLNIPLIVVLVLFLTNELSQLPQGFAFIFILCSIPVGPSITALLSTMGKLVRNKDIDITRDFFKAYKVSFWQALFFWTFELIILSILYIDAKFFISSTYPKALIGLVFIFMAAIFLISLHIFPLISRFYFNKMDILKISIYYTFRKFSNTTMNLAIILTASFIFFRITSVIVVCIFSIICYGIMFFEQKILLDIEDKFINKKDDSA, from the coding sequence ATGGCTAGAATAAAAAAAGAATTTGGTGAAGGCACTTTATTTTCAGCAGCCAATTATATATCCTGGTTTCTTATAGGAAACTTTTACTTTTTGCTTCTTAATATTCCCTTAATTGTAGTATTAGTTTTGTTTTTAACTAACGAACTAAGCCAGCTTCCACAGGGTTTTGCTTTTATTTTCATTCTTTGCAGTATTCCAGTAGGACCTTCTATAACAGCTCTACTTAGTACAATGGGTAAGTTGGTTCGTAATAAAGATATAGATATTACAAGAGACTTTTTTAAAGCTTATAAAGTGAGTTTTTGGCAAGCTTTATTCTTTTGGACTTTTGAATTAATTATACTATCTATTTTGTATATAGATGCTAAATTCTTTATTTCAAGTACTTATCCAAAAGCTTTAATTGGCCTTGTTTTTATATTTATGGCAGCTATATTTTTAATAAGCTTGCATATTTTCCCTTTAATATCAAGATTCTACTTTAATAAAATGGACATTCTTAAAATTTCAATATACTATACCTTTAGGAAATTTAGCAATACAACTATGAATTTAGCTATAATTTTAACTGCAAGCTTCATATTTTTTAGAATTACTTCAGTTATTGTAGTATGTATATTTAGCATTATCTGCTACGGAATAATGTTCTTTGAGCAAAAAATACTACTAGATATAGAAGACAAATTTATAAATAAAAAAGATGATTCTGCATAA